From the genome of Rhodobacteraceae bacterium Araon29, one region includes:
- a CDS encoding alpha/beta fold hydrolase, producing MTSSSFDGTALAEYGDPSAPALVLIHGLGLNQSAWRWQIARLSKSHHVITYDLFGHGHSTNPPKTPSLALFCKQLLGVLDHCKCPKASLVGFSLGGMIVRKFAQDYPNRVDKMVILHSPHRRTNSAQKAILDRVEQARTDGPSATVEAALERWFTAPFRKNNPEMMDLVRGWVMANKTDVYHTIYQVLADGIDEIIAPDPAIECPTLVITGEEDYGNGPEMTHAISAEIPGAKSIILKGLRHMALAEDPDAISRPIVEFLKSTGA from the coding sequence ATGACATCTAGCTCTTTTGATGGAACCGCCCTTGCTGAATATGGCGATCCCTCAGCACCCGCGCTGGTGTTGATACATGGCTTAGGGTTAAATCAGTCTGCTTGGCGATGGCAGATCGCGAGGCTTTCGAAAAGCCATCATGTCATCACCTATGATCTTTTTGGGCACGGCCATAGCACCAATCCCCCCAAAACCCCTTCTTTGGCCTTGTTTTGCAAGCAATTGCTTGGTGTTTTGGACCATTGCAAATGCCCCAAAGCAAGCCTTGTTGGGTTCTCCTTGGGAGGCATGATCGTGCGTAAATTTGCGCAAGACTATCCAAACCGGGTTGACAAAATGGTGATCCTGCATTCACCACATCGCAGAACCAACTCCGCCCAGAAAGCGATTTTGGACCGCGTTGAACAAGCGCGCACTGACGGGCCCTCTGCAACGGTTGAAGCCGCTTTAGAGCGTTGGTTCACGGCGCCTTTTCGCAAAAATAACCCCGAAATGATGGATTTGGTGCGGGGTTGGGTGATGGCCAATAAAACAGATGTGTATCATACGATCTATCAGGTGCTTGCAGACGGAATTGATGAAATTATTGCGCCAGATCCTGCCATTGAATGCCCAACCTTAGTGATTACAGGCGAAGAAGATTATGGCAACGGGCCGGAAATGACCCATGCTATTTCTGCGGAAATACCCGGAGCAAAATCCATTATTTTAAAAGGGCTGCGGCATATGGCTCTGGCAGAAGATCCTGATGCCATATCCCGACCCATTGTTGAATTCCTCAAAAGCACAGGAGCCTGA
- a CDS encoding aldehyde dehydrogenase family protein, producing MVDIQTYKMLIDGEWVDALDGQNFACENPSNGDVWCHIPEATEKDVDRAVQAAHRAFKQGPWASMLPTQRGQCLRKLAELLAENSEKLGRIESIDTGKMLKETRWQAKYIAEFFQFYAGCADKIAGDVLPIDKPDMFVFTNREPLGVVAAVVPWNSQLFLVAVKIGPALAAGNTVVLKASEHASAAMLEFGELIEKAGFPPGVVNIVTGHGDPCGKALTSHKKVARVSFTGGPGAARQILHNSAENFAEVSLELGGKSPFIVFEDANIESAVNGSIAGIFGATGQSCVAGSRLYLQEDIADEFLERMVGLAKDIVIGDPLADATQMGPLCTQGQMDCVEREVARALDEGGTLLCGGQRPKGLGGNYYEPTIIECPSQKMHIVDTEMFGPVLSVLRFKTEQEVIELANDTVHGLAAGIFTKDSARSMRVARAIEAGIVWVNTYRVVSPIAEFGGNKGSGYGRESGFQAMYDYTRPKTIWLNTSSEPMANPFVMR from the coding sequence ATGGTGGACATTCAAACCTACAAGATGCTCATCGATGGTGAATGGGTTGACGCATTGGATGGGCAAAATTTTGCGTGCGAAAATCCTTCAAACGGTGATGTTTGGTGCCATATCCCAGAGGCCACCGAAAAGGATGTTGATCGCGCGGTGCAAGCAGCGCATCGGGCTTTTAAACAGGGTCCCTGGGCTTCCATGTTACCGACCCAGCGCGGTCAATGTCTGCGGAAACTTGCGGAATTACTGGCGGAAAATTCAGAAAAATTAGGACGCATTGAAAGCATTGATACGGGTAAAATGCTCAAGGAAACACGGTGGCAAGCCAAGTATATAGCCGAGTTTTTTCAGTTTTATGCCGGATGTGCAGATAAAATTGCTGGCGATGTTTTGCCCATTGATAAGCCCGATATGTTTGTTTTTACCAACCGGGAACCCTTGGGGGTTGTCGCCGCTGTGGTGCCTTGGAATTCTCAGCTGTTTTTGGTTGCAGTGAAAATCGGCCCTGCCTTGGCCGCCGGTAATACTGTTGTCTTAAAAGCATCAGAGCACGCTTCGGCCGCCATGCTGGAGTTTGGCGAATTAATTGAAAAGGCGGGCTTTCCCCCCGGTGTTGTCAATATCGTAACGGGTCATGGTGATCCCTGCGGAAAAGCGTTGACCAGCCATAAAAAAGTTGCCCGCGTGTCCTTTACCGGCGGGCCCGGAGCCGCCAGACAAATTCTTCATAACTCCGCAGAAAACTTTGCCGAAGTGTCGCTAGAGCTTGGTGGAAAATCGCCTTTTATTGTCTTTGAGGATGCAAATATTGAAAGCGCGGTGAATGGCTCAATCGCTGGGATTTTTGGCGCAACCGGGCAAAGCTGTGTTGCTGGCTCGCGGCTCTATCTACAAGAAGATATTGCCGATGAATTTCTGGAACGGATGGTCGGATTGGCCAAAGACATTGTGATCGGCGATCCGCTGGCAGACGCCACCCAAATGGGGCCGCTTTGCACCCAAGGTCAAATGGACTGCGTCGAGCGTGAAGTGGCCAGAGCCTTGGATGAGGGCGGGACCTTGCTGTGCGGTGGTCAGCGCCCAAAGGGGCTGGGCGGCAACTATTATGAGCCGACGATTATCGAGTGCCCAAGCCAGAAAATGCATATTGTCGATACCGAAATGTTTGGCCCTGTTTTGTCTGTACTGCGGTTCAAAACAGAGCAGGAAGTGATCGAGCTGGCCAATGATACGGTGCATGGATTGGCGGCCGGTATTTTTACCAAAGACAGCGCGCGATCCATGCGCGTTGCACGCGCCATTGAAGCGGGCATCGTTTGGGTAAACACCTATCGGGTTGTATCACCAATTGCCGAGTTTGGCGGCAATAAGGGCTCTGGCTATGGCCGCGAAAGCGGGTTCCAAGCCATGTACGACTATACCCGTCCCAAAACCATTTGGCTCAACACATCATCGGAGCCCATGGCAAATCCATTTGTAATGCGGTGA
- a CDS encoding LLM class flavin-dependent oxidoreductase, with the protein MKFQLAVNLERMDDSADMQQVARHTIDMVQRAEQGGFSTVWAAEHHALEMTIAPNPFQILTWWAAETNQIRLGTAVATAAYWHPINLAGEAAFLDLISGGRLEFGIGSGAYQREFDRMRPGLKQSDAWQYMQEMLPVVRALWQGDVEHDGQFWQFPKSTSCPKPLQSDVPVWVAARSPITFDYALREKCNVMSWPLTRPFSEAELYKKQLDEAVQKADNGFRPTFAMMRHAAVYTNDNDRDEAISAIQGVLGQFENLFRNMDDVLNGFPQKVSLDDLEGREQYNPHMLEENLLFGSPDMVIEKLKRYQALGVDEFIFYASMGMGIEAQKRSLQLFCDEVVPAFQ; encoded by the coding sequence ATGAAATTTCAATTGGCCGTTAATTTAGAGCGCATGGATGACAGCGCAGATATGCAACAAGTCGCGCGCCATACCATTGATATGGTTCAACGCGCAGAGCAGGGCGGATTTAGCACCGTTTGGGCTGCTGAGCATCACGCATTGGAAATGACCATTGCGCCAAATCCATTTCAGATTTTGACATGGTGGGCGGCAGAAACAAACCAGATCCGCCTAGGGACGGCTGTGGCGACAGCCGCCTACTGGCATCCTATCAACTTGGCTGGCGAGGCTGCTTTTTTAGATCTAATTTCGGGCGGCCGGTTGGAATTTGGGATTGGATCGGGGGCATACCAACGGGAATTTGACCGCATGCGCCCGGGGCTTAAACAATCGGACGCATGGCAATATATGCAAGAGATGCTTCCAGTTGTGCGTGCACTTTGGCAGGGCGACGTGGAACATGACGGACAATTCTGGCAGTTTCCAAAATCCACATCCTGTCCCAAGCCGCTGCAAAGTGACGTGCCGGTCTGGGTTGCGGCGCGCTCACCGATCACATTTGATTATGCGCTTCGTGAAAAATGCAATGTCATGAGCTGGCCCCTCACCCGGCCGTTTTCAGAGGCCGAGCTCTATAAAAAGCAGCTCGATGAGGCAGTTCAGAAAGCCGATAATGGGTTTAGGCCAACCTTCGCCATGATGCGCCATGCTGCTGTCTATACGAATGATAATGACCGGGATGAAGCGATTTCCGCCATTCAAGGTGTCCTTGGGCAGTTCGAAAATTTATTTCGCAATATGGATGATGTTCTCAACGGATTTCCCCAAAAAGTATCATTGGATGATCTAGAGGGGCGTGAACAGTATAATCCACACATGCTTGAGGAAAATCTTCTTTTTGGATCACCTGATATGGTGATAGAAAAGCTCAAACGATATCAGGCTTTGGGCGTGGATGAGTTTATTTTCTATGCCAGCATGGGGATGGGCATCGAGGCGCAAAAACGTTCTTTGCAGCTTTTCTGTGATGAAGTCGTTCCCGCATTTCAATAA
- the caiD gene encoding crotonobetainyl-CoA hydratase, translating to MTDGVEVKRDGHILEVKLARGKVNAIDVPTSQALAAAFAEFRDDKDLRVAILTGGGDKIFSAGWDLKALNDGEMQLDNWWETDDYGEGGFTGLTENWSLNKPVIAAINGLAIGGGFEMAMGCDLLIAADHVEFGLPEMPLGIVPDAGALQRLPRRIPHNIAMEMLLLGRRMSADEAAHYGLVNKVVPKEKLMAAAYEWAASIAWSAPLAMQSVKEVLRTIECVPLEQAFHKMRTDPMPTYRKMLKSDDAAEGVAAFVEKREPKFKGE from the coding sequence ATGACAGATGGTGTTGAAGTAAAACGCGATGGCCATATCCTAGAGGTCAAGCTGGCACGCGGGAAAGTCAATGCAATAGATGTGCCCACTTCGCAGGCCCTCGCGGCCGCCTTTGCCGAGTTTCGTGACGATAAAGACCTTCGTGTCGCGATCCTTACCGGTGGCGGGGATAAAATATTTTCTGCAGGTTGGGACCTTAAAGCGCTTAATGATGGCGAGATGCAGCTCGATAACTGGTGGGAAACCGATGACTATGGCGAAGGTGGATTTACCGGTCTTACAGAAAACTGGAGCCTGAATAAGCCGGTAATCGCAGCGATCAACGGGTTGGCCATTGGCGGTGGTTTCGAAATGGCCATGGGATGCGATCTCTTAATTGCAGCGGATCATGTTGAGTTTGGCTTGCCCGAAATGCCTTTGGGTATTGTGCCCGATGCCGGCGCACTGCAGCGCCTGCCGCGCCGCATTCCGCATAACATCGCAATGGAAATGCTGCTTTTGGGGCGGCGGATGAGCGCAGATGAGGCGGCGCATTACGGATTGGTCAACAAGGTTGTTCCCAAAGAAAAGCTGATGGCGGCCGCCTATGAATGGGCCGCTTCAATTGCTTGGTCCGCGCCGCTTGCAATGCAAAGCGTGAAAGAAGTGTTGCGCACAATTGAATGCGTGCCGTTAGAGCAAGCCTTTCATAAAATGCGCACTGACCCAATGCCGACCTACCGAAAAATGCTCAAATCTGATGATGCCGCCGAAGGCGTTGCGGCTTTTGTTGAAAAACGGGAACCGAAGTTCAAGGGGGAATGA
- a CDS encoding 3-hydroxybutyryl-CoA dehydrogenase codes for MGYIAPEKVSCVASIGGGPIGGGWAAHFLARGYDVNLYLHDASEEPAFQTILETAWKSLSALGLHPAASLDRLRIVTNLKDALDGAEFIQESAPENLGLKQKLYQELGTLISEDIVIGSSTSGLTMTDIQAKCPTPQRCVIGHPFNPPYLLPLVEIVGGDQTEPEAVQWASAFYEIAGKSSLVMKKEIPGFVATRLQEALWREALHMVANGEASPADIDNALMNGPAPRMAVQGQCMAFHVACGEGGMATNLDQFGPALKLPWTRLEAPELTQELRNRMVDGCNDIAGDQRFEDMAAKRDAQIVAVLRAIRDSG; via the coding sequence ATGGGGTACATAGCACCTGAAAAAGTATCCTGCGTTGCCTCTATTGGTGGCGGACCAATCGGCGGGGGATGGGCCGCTCATTTTTTGGCACGCGGATATGATGTGAACCTTTATCTGCACGATGCCTCAGAAGAGCCCGCGTTTCAGACAATATTGGAAACGGCGTGGAAAAGCCTTTCTGCGCTCGGCTTGCACCCCGCAGCCTCTCTTGATCGGTTGCGGATCGTTACAAATCTAAAGGATGCTTTGGACGGCGCTGAATTTATCCAAGAAAGCGCGCCGGAAAACCTTGGGCTGAAACAAAAGCTCTACCAAGAGCTTGGCACGCTAATTTCCGAGGATATTGTGATCGGCTCATCAACCTCGGGTCTGACCATGACCGACATACAAGCCAAATGCCCAACCCCGCAAAGATGCGTTATCGGGCATCCGTTTAACCCGCCTTACTTGCTGCCTCTTGTGGAAATCGTGGGCGGTGATCAAACCGAACCTGAAGCGGTTCAATGGGCCAGCGCTTTTTATGAGATCGCGGGAAAATCGTCCTTGGTGATGAAAAAGGAAATCCCGGGATTTGTGGCCACGCGGCTGCAAGAAGCGCTTTGGCGTGAGGCCCTGCATATGGTGGCAAACGGCGAAGCTTCCCCTGCCGATATTGACAATGCCCTCATGAATGGACCCGCGCCGCGCATGGCAGTTCAGGGCCAGTGCATGGCCTTTCATGTGGCCTGCGGCGAAGGCGGTATGGCCACCAATCTTGATCAGTTTGGCCCGGCGCTGAAATTGCCGTGGACACGTCTCGAGGCACCCGAACTCACACAAGAGTTGCGCAACAGGATGGTTGACGGATGCAATGATATCGCAGGCGATCAGCGGTTTGAAGACATGGCGGCAAAGCGTGACGCACAGATCGTTGCCGTTCTACGTGCCATTCGAGACAGCGGCTAA
- a CDS encoding helix-turn-helix domain-containing protein codes for MTQNIYCLLLPRFNMYSLMNIVEAPRIANYLSPAPLYAVHHISFDGASIAASNNMSVECALPPERLDRNDMLFVVGSWGAERYANKKLFSWTRVQARLGVKIYSVEQGAYLLARAGLLNNRKATTHWSYIAGFQEQFPDIDIAEQLFTEAGQITCCSGSTAGIDLMLKVIRDHHGEALAGEISNQVMHHPVRSGKDPQRKSLGRGLERLGPDVRAAIEIIESNIADPLNVPEIARQVGLSQRQLERQFNKSVGCSIVQFGLLLRLQHARVLLISTDLGVREIATASGFNSLSHFAQAFKKCFGRRPSANRQAWPEQDAAPHWPGTLGGFLETLNAQHKAKLENQKAL; via the coding sequence ATGACACAAAACATATATTGTCTGCTGCTGCCGCGGTTCAACATGTATTCGCTGATGAATATTGTGGAAGCGCCGCGCATTGCCAATTACCTTTCACCTGCGCCGCTTTATGCTGTGCATCATATTTCCTTTGATGGTGCATCTATCGCCGCCAGTAACAATATGTCAGTTGAGTGTGCGTTGCCTCCAGAGCGACTGGATCGCAACGACATGCTGTTTGTGGTCGGCAGCTGGGGGGCAGAGCGGTATGCCAACAAAAAGCTATTTTCATGGACAAGGGTTCAGGCCCGCTTGGGTGTGAAAATTTATTCTGTTGAGCAAGGGGCTTATTTGCTGGCGCGGGCTGGACTTCTGAACAACCGCAAAGCCACGACCCATTGGTCCTATATCGCGGGCTTTCAAGAACAGTTTCCTGACATAGATATCGCAGAACAGCTTTTTACCGAGGCAGGGCAAATTACCTGTTGCTCTGGCTCGACAGCGGGGATTGACCTGATGCTCAAGGTCATCAGGGATCATCACGGCGAAGCCTTGGCCGGAGAAATTTCAAACCAAGTCATGCATCATCCGGTTCGTTCGGGCAAAGACCCGCAAAGAAAAAGCCTTGGACGCGGCCTTGAGCGTCTTGGCCCAGACGTCAGAGCCGCGATTGAAATTATTGAGTCCAATATCGCAGACCCGCTCAACGTGCCGGAAATTGCACGGCAGGTGGGGCTTTCGCAGCGGCAATTGGAACGGCAATTCAACAAATCGGTGGGCTGCAGCATCGTGCAGTTTGGATTGTTGCTTCGGTTACAGCACGCACGGGTGCTGCTCATTTCAACCGATTTGGGCGTGCGGGAAATTGCTACGGCCTCGGGTTTTAATTCGCTTTCACACTTTGCCCAAGCCTTCAAAAAATGTTTTGGCCGCAGACCAAGCGCCAATCGGCAAGCCTGGCCCGAACAGGACGCCGCACCACACTGGCCCGGCACATTGGGAGGCTTCCTTGAAACGTTGAATGCGCAGCACAAGGCCAAACTGGAAAACCAAAAAGCGCTTTAG
- a CDS encoding 3-keto-5-aminohexanoate cleavage protein: protein MNYDVVVTCAVTGAGDTTGKSSHVPVTPKEVADAAIEAAKAGAAIAHIHVRDPQTGQGSRDPKLFKEVVDRVRDSGTDVVINLTAGMGGDWVPSEDDPSMPGPGTDMISAEERLTHVYECQPEICSLDCGTLNFGNGNEIYISTPPMLRQMAALTKEWGVKPELEVFELGHIRFATQMIAEGLIAEPPMFQICLGIPWGADQSVDTMKVMKDHLPSGASWAGFGISRMQMPMAATAVAMGGNVRVGLEDNIYLDRGVLATNGQLVTRAVEILERMGARALTPQEARNKLKLRGADE, encoded by the coding sequence ATGAATTACGATGTCGTTGTGACCTGTGCTGTCACAGGTGCTGGAGATACCACAGGCAAAAGCTCCCATGTTCCGGTAACGCCAAAAGAGGTTGCCGATGCCGCGATCGAAGCCGCAAAAGCAGGCGCAGCGATTGCTCATATCCACGTGCGCGACCCGCAAACGGGTCAAGGATCGCGGGATCCAAAGCTGTTCAAGGAAGTGGTTGACCGTGTCCGCGATAGCGGCACGGACGTTGTCATCAACCTAACCGCTGGCATGGGCGGCGACTGGGTACCGTCAGAAGATGATCCCTCTATGCCCGGACCTGGAACCGACATGATTTCGGCAGAAGAGCGGCTGACCCATGTGTATGAATGCCAGCCTGAAATATGTTCTCTGGATTGTGGAACGTTGAATTTTGGCAATGGAAACGAGATTTATATCTCAACACCGCCGATGTTACGGCAAATGGCTGCGCTGACCAAAGAATGGGGCGTGAAGCCTGAGCTAGAGGTGTTTGAGTTGGGGCATATCCGCTTTGCCACGCAAATGATTGCAGAAGGCCTAATCGCAGAGCCGCCGATGTTTCAGATATGCCTTGGTATTCCTTGGGGCGCAGATCAAAGCGTCGATACGATGAAAGTGATGAAAGATCACCTGCCATCGGGTGCAAGCTGGGCGGGGTTTGGCATTTCGCGCATGCAAATGCCAATGGCCGCCACTGCCGTGGCCATGGGCGGAAATGTGCGGGTTGGGCTTGAGGATAATATTTATCTTGATCGGGGGGTTTTGGCCACCAATGGTCAATTGGTGACCCGGGCCGTGGAAATTCTTGAAAGAATGGGTGCGCGCGCGCTGACACCGCAAGAGGCCCGCAATAAATTGAAATTAAGAGGCGCTGATGAATAG
- a CDS encoding acyl-CoA dehydrogenase, producing the protein MTSEHSHENELLLKTVQSFLEAEIYPHEDEVDRTGEVPIELGRQIEERAKEVGLFASNLPEAVGGGGLDYTAMSLVEREYGKTTHALHSWIARPTEILLACKGDQIARYLDPCVTGEKRELFALTEPEAGSDVMGMKTNAKKDGDDWVLNGSKHFISGPVMPDFAIVFAATGIDETPRGPRKRVTAFLVDVGLPGFECKEGHKCVSYRGYKNFQLSFDNVRLGPDQILGEEGRGLELSGKWLGMGRIWVGASCCGKVERMMGMATDWAATRKQFGKPIGQFQATGFRLADMAIGLRTADLLVADAVRRADEGRMEDRDAAMVKVYCSELLNKVADDTVQIFGGMGLMEELPIQRLWRDSRLERIWDGTSEIQRHIVTRSILRPLGA; encoded by the coding sequence ATGACCTCTGAACATTCGCATGAAAACGAGTTGTTACTTAAAACTGTCCAATCTTTTCTAGAGGCGGAAATTTACCCGCATGAAGACGAGGTGGACCGCACAGGTGAGGTGCCGATTGAGCTTGGCCGGCAAATAGAAGAGCGCGCGAAAGAGGTGGGTCTTTTTGCATCCAACCTGCCCGAAGCGGTTGGCGGCGGTGGATTGGATTATACCGCGATGTCGCTGGTTGAGCGGGAATACGGAAAAACCACGCATGCTTTGCACTCATGGATTGCGCGGCCGACGGAAATTTTATTGGCCTGCAAAGGCGATCAGATCGCACGCTACCTTGACCCCTGCGTGACAGGCGAAAAACGTGAGCTCTTTGCTCTTACAGAGCCGGAAGCCGGCTCGGACGTCATGGGAATGAAAACCAATGCCAAAAAGGACGGGGACGATTGGGTATTAAACGGCTCAAAGCATTTCATTTCTGGACCCGTGATGCCTGATTTTGCCATTGTCTTTGCGGCCACCGGGATCGATGAAACACCACGCGGGCCGCGCAAGCGGGTGACGGCTTTCCTTGTGGATGTCGGATTGCCGGGGTTTGAATGCAAAGAAGGCCATAAATGCGTCAGCTACCGTGGATATAAAAACTTTCAGCTTAGCTTTGATAATGTCCGCCTTGGTCCAGATCAGATTTTAGGCGAAGAAGGGCGCGGGCTTGAGCTTTCGGGTAAATGGCTTGGGATGGGCCGTATCTGGGTGGGGGCATCGTGCTGCGGCAAGGTTGAGCGCATGATGGGTATGGCCACTGACTGGGCAGCCACCCGTAAACAGTTTGGCAAACCCATCGGCCAGTTTCAGGCAACAGGATTTCGTCTCGCCGATATGGCCATCGGCTTGCGGACAGCGGACCTGCTTGTGGCCGATGCCGTGCGCCGTGCAGATGAGGGCCGGATGGAAGACCGCGATGCGGCCATGGTCAAAGTCTATTGTTCCGAACTTCTGAACAAGGTCGCAGATGACACTGTGCAGATATTTGGCGGCATGGGACTTATGGAAGAGCTGCCCATTCAGCGGCTGTGGCGCGACAGCCGGTTAGAAAGAATTTGGGATGGAACCTCTGAGATTCAGAGGCACATTGTAACACGGTCGATCCTGCGACCCTTGGGAGCATGA
- a CDS encoding CoA-binding protein, translating into MTPKQRQNFDRLLSPRHIAFIGGRDALIAIGEAKRRGFKGEYWPVNPRREELGGFPCFADIDALPEAPDAVFLAIPAPAAVAAVDTLREIGAGGIVCYTAGFKEAGRDGQKLEQDLLNAVGDMALIGPNCYGIINYLDNSALWPFAHGGSCPGYGAAIITQSGMLSSDISMSQRSLPLTHMVSAGNQAVLGIEDFIDILCENPATKAIGLHIEGLSNIPKFEKAALKALAQSTPIVALKTGKSEIGSALTVSHTGSLSGSNDLYEALFDRLGIISVTNPSQLLETLKYLCVVEPPKGKNIAGFTCSGGGATMLADYGEEIGLEFPSFDSPAAHILEQHLPPIATVSNPLDYTTPIWGQPKLTEPVFRAALEHNDVQAAVLVQDYPAEGLDESKVFYQNDALAFATAAKSLGIPAAICATIPENLDKATREFLIAQGVAPMQGIEETLNAVSSAAWWRFRCDQLRKNPYEPMAPPSPMVGAAQMNEAEGKAIVHSFGVDIPKGAVTNIDGLTSVAEDIGYPVVLKMVGSGLEHKTEAGAVAINLKSAAELKEAANVIIQSVQQFDPDCLSDQFLVEAMANLPLAELVVAIRQDQQFGWVLAIGSGGVFVELIGDVKHLLLPTNAKSIESALRSLKIGKLLSGFRGAKPANFELLSNQILRLCQQMQSLAPDITELEINPLFVYNDKIMAVDVLGQKRKLS; encoded by the coding sequence ATGACCCCCAAGCAGCGTCAGAACTTTGACCGGCTTTTGTCACCAAGGCATATTGCCTTTATCGGAGGCCGCGATGCGCTGATTGCGATCGGTGAAGCAAAAAGGCGTGGCTTCAAAGGCGAATACTGGCCTGTTAACCCACGCCGTGAAGAATTGGGCGGCTTTCCATGTTTTGCGGATATTGACGCGCTGCCCGAAGCGCCGGATGCGGTGTTTCTAGCCATTCCCGCACCTGCAGCTGTAGCCGCGGTTGATACCCTGCGCGAAATAGGGGCCGGGGGTATTGTATGCTATACGGCGGGTTTTAAAGAGGCTGGACGTGATGGCCAAAAGCTCGAACAAGACTTGCTAAATGCCGTTGGTGATATGGCTTTGATCGGACCGAATTGCTACGGCATTATCAACTATCTTGACAACAGCGCCCTGTGGCCATTTGCCCATGGTGGCAGCTGCCCCGGCTATGGGGCGGCGATCATCACACAAAGCGGTATGCTGTCCTCTGATATATCCATGAGCCAGCGCTCGCTACCGCTTACCCACATGGTTTCAGCGGGTAATCAGGCAGTTTTGGGAATAGAGGATTTCATAGATATCCTATGTGAAAATCCTGCCACAAAGGCCATCGGGCTTCATATCGAAGGCCTTTCCAATATACCAAAGTTCGAAAAAGCTGCCCTGAAAGCACTTGCCCAAAGCACACCAATTGTGGCCCTCAAGACGGGGAAGTCGGAAATTGGAAGCGCACTCACTGTTAGCCATACTGGATCATTGTCTGGCTCTAACGATCTCTACGAGGCGCTTTTTGATCGATTGGGAATTATCAGTGTTACTAATCCCTCACAGCTTCTGGAAACGCTTAAATATCTTTGCGTCGTGGAACCTCCGAAAGGCAAAAATATTGCCGGTTTCACCTGTTCAGGGGGCGGCGCCACGATGCTTGCGGATTACGGCGAAGAAATAGGTCTTGAGTTTCCAAGTTTCGACAGCCCCGCTGCGCACATCCTTGAGCAGCATTTGCCGCCCATTGCAACGGTGTCAAACCCTTTGGATTATACAACCCCAATTTGGGGTCAGCCCAAACTCACAGAGCCTGTTTTTCGGGCCGCGCTAGAACACAATGATGTGCAGGCTGCTGTGTTGGTGCAGGACTATCCGGCAGAGGGGCTTGATGAGAGCAAGGTTTTTTATCAAAATGATGCGCTTGCTTTTGCCACAGCGGCCAAATCGCTCGGTATTCCAGCCGCCATATGCGCCACAATTCCTGAGAATTTGGACAAGGCCACACGTGAGTTTTTAATTGCCCAAGGGGTTGCGCCGATGCAGGGCATCGAAGAAACGTTGAATGCGGTTTCTTCGGCGGCTTGGTGGCGTTTTCGATGCGATCAATTGCGCAAAAACCCCTATGAGCCCATGGCCCCACCCTCGCCTATGGTGGGCGCGGCGCAAATGAACGAAGCCGAGGGCAAAGCCATTGTTCACAGCTTTGGAGTGGACATTCCCAAAGGCGCCGTCACGAATATCGATGGCCTTACCTCGGTGGCCGAGGATATAGGGTATCCTGTGGTGCTGAAAATGGTCGGTTCAGGATTAGAGCATAAAACTGAGGCCGGGGCGGTGGCCATCAACCTAAAATCTGCCGCTGAATTGAAGGAGGCAGCAAACGTAATAATCCAATCCGTGCAGCAGTTCGATCCTGATTGCCTGTCTGATCAATTTCTGGTCGAAGCGATGGCCAATCTGCCATTGGCAGAGCTTGTCGTTGCCATACGGCAGGATCAACAATTTGGCTGGGTGCTTGCGATCGGCAGCGGCGGTGTGTTTGTTGAACTGATCGGGGACGTGAAGCATTTGTTGTTGCCAACCAATGCAAAGAGCATTGAGAGCGCCCTTCGCAGTCTTAAGATTGGCAAATTGCTGAGTGGGTTTCGAGGGGCCAAGCCCGCTAATTTTGAACTGCTCTCAAATCAAATTCTGCGGCTTTGCCAGCAAATGCAATCCTTGGCTCCTGACATCACGGAACTAGAGATAAATCCGCTGTTTGTTTACAATGATAAAATCATGGCTGTCGATGTATTAGGCCAGAAAAGAAAGTTGTCTTAG